From the genome of Cryptococcus depauperatus CBS 7841 chromosome 1, complete sequence, one region includes:
- a CDS encoding S-formylglutathione hydrolase, with translation MVQLEKLSVNRVSTGYLTKYKFPSTSLSLSTQFNIFIPSSASSSSPVPVLFYLAGLTCNEDTGAQKGGFFNKAGEEGIALVFPDTSPRGSGIEGEDDDWQLGTGASFYINANTEKWKKHYKMYDLIVKELPQVLKDADLGLDFSRWSIMGHSMGGHGALSIYLKNPGLFKSASAFAPICNPSVVPWGINAFSNYIVTRTRSLPPMEWMEHDSYFLFHQYQGDINILVDVGTDDQFLKAGQLTPEVFEQLGKEGVQVRRQEGFDHSYYFISTFAPEHIAFHAKHLKAQVPGAAPRVCSTEYED, from the exons ATGGTTCAGCTTGAAAAGCTCTCCGTAAACAGAGTATCCACAGGCTATCTTACAAAATACAAATTCCCATCtacctctctctctctctcaacCCAATTCAACATCTTTATCCCCTCTTCTGCCTCCAGCTCTTCGCCAGTACCCGTCCTATTCTACCTCGCTGGTTTGACATGTAATGAAGACACTGGAGCGCAAAAGGGCGGTTTCTTCAACAAGGCTGGCGAAGAAGGCATTGCCCTAGTCTTTCCAGACACAAGCCCAAGAGGATCTGGCATTGAAGGCGAGGACGATGACTGGCAATTGGGTACCGGTGCTAGCTTTTACATCAATGCCAACACagagaaatggaagaagcatTACAAAATGTATGACTTGATTGTGAAGGAGCTGCCGCAAGTTTTAAAAGATGCTGATCTGGGTTTG GACTTTTCGAGATGGTCTATCATGGGCCACTCTATGGGAG GTCATGGTGCTCTATCCATCTATCTCAAGAATCCTGGTCTTTTCAAGTCGGCCTCGGCCTTTGCTCCCATCTG CAACCCGTCTGTAGTTCCTTGGGGTATAAACGCCTTCTCAAACTATATTGTTACCAGAACTCGCAGCTTACCTCCCATGGAGTGGATGGAACATGATTCTTACTTTTTGTTCCACCAATACCAAGGAGATATCAATATTCTGGTTGATGTTGGAACTGACGACCAATTCCTGAAAGCCGGTCAGCTTACTCCAGAAGTTTTTGAACAGCTAGGCAAGGAGGGAGTGCAAGTGAGAAGGCAGGAAGGGTTTGATCATTCCTACTACTTC ATTTCCACTTTTGCTCCAGAGCACATTGCTTTCCATGCCAAACACCTCAAAGCCCAAGTTCCTGGAGCAGCACCAAGAGTGTGCAGTACAGAGTATGAAGATTGA